The window AAGGAACGCAATTGAAAAAAGGTGATGCTATCCACCTAAAGTATAGGGTAATCGTCCATCAAGGTGACCACCTAGAAGCTGATATTGCAGGGAAATTTGATGCATACAGTAAAAACAAATAGGAATCAGAACACTAATTTGTATTACTGGGTGGATTGGTATTTAGTCAAATGAATGTTAATATTTCTATTCCACAAATCAGACCTAATAATAACCCCCAGATAAGCTCCATCGGTTCATGTCGCCTAAGTTGCCATCTGGACCAAGCAATAAGTGGGCTGCTAATCCATAAACCAATGGCTATCCAAGGGTTAATTTCCCAAAAACCAAAGGCCGTAAAAATTGTGATGGCTACATGTAATGAAACTTTGCTTTTAAAATTAATGACAAAGGCCAAGCATAACAATTGAATCAATATAGCGCTACCAATAAGAACAGCATCCGGTTGCCCATTTGCCCATAATGCTAAAAGTACAAAGAAAGCAGATGTCAAAACAAATAAGTACATCGAGTTCCTTTGACTCCTGATAGAAACATCGAAATTTGAATACAATCCTTTTTTTGTTCGAATCAAATTCCAGAAAACCAATGGTAAAATGCCTAGAAATAAAATGATAAGAAAGGTTAGAATGGCTTTCTCAGGGTTGTGGATGGAGAATAAAAAATAAATTAAAAAGGCAAGAATCAAAAGTAAAGGGTGTCCAACCTGAGAAATTATCCGCGCAATTTTATTTTTCAAAACAAAACTTTATTCTAAATGTTTCATGCAATTTAATTGATATTTTAGACATAAAGATTGATTTCTCTGTTTTTTCCAAGTTCAAGAATGAAAATTAGTGGGCTGATTTGGGGAATGTTTTCTTAACAAACCCCACCTCCAAGGGATATTTCGGGGTGAAACCTTCCACCCTACCATGAAAAGCTTTAAATTAGCGCTTGCTTAAAATAAATAGACTAACGCGGCCAAGGCCGATATCAATGGAAGTAGCAGTAATTAAGTACAATGCAGGGAATGTAAAGTCTGTATTGTATGCCATGGAACGTTTAGGGGTGAATGCAACACTTACGGATGACTGGGAGACCATAAAGAAAGCGGATAAGGTTATTTTTCCTGGACAAGGAGAGGCCAGTACTGCAATGAAATACTTGAAGGAAAGAAAGATTGACAAATTGATTAAGGAACTTAAACAACCTTTTTTTGGAATTTGCCTAGGCTTACAATTGTTGTGTGATTATTCTGAAGAATATGATACCCAATGTTTGGGAATTTTCCCCATTAAGGTAAAGAAATTTCCCCCTTTAAATAAGGTGCCTCATATTGGCTGGAACAATCTTGAGAACTTAAAAACCCCACTTTTAGAGGGTTTGGATGAATCGGCCTATGTTTATTATGTGCATAGTTATTATGCAGAACTCAACCCAAAATATACAATAGCTACTACGCATTATATCAATGATTTCTCGGCCATGTTGCATAAAGACAACTATTATGCAATGCAAGGTCATCCTGAAAAAAGCAGTGTTGTAGGTGAAAAAATTCTTAACAATTTTCTAAAATTATAATGGAGATTATTCCGGCAATTGATATCATAGATGGGAAGTGTGTTCGGCTCACACAAGGAGATTATAACCAAAAAAAGGAGTATTCATCTGACCCAACCGAAGTAGCCAAGCGATTTGAAGATGCAGGAATCAAGAGGCTACATCTGGTAGATTTAGATGGGGCCAAAGCAAAAAGAATCATAAATACCGAAGTGTTAGAGGGGATTTGTAAGGCAACAAATTTACATGTAGATTTTGGGGGAGGAGTACAGTCCGATGAAGGCATAGCCTTGGCTTTTAACCTTGGGGCAAAACAAGTGACCGGAGGAAGCATAGCAGTTAAAAATCCTGCTTTGTTTAGTGGATGGCTCACTTCCTATGGTGGGGAAAAATTGATTTTAGGTGCAGATGCTAAAGATAAGAAAATAGCTATTTCAGGATGGGAAGAAACTACTGAAATGGACCTTATAGATTTTATTAAGGATTACCATTCCAAAGGTGTTCAATACGTAATTTGTACAGATGTGGCCAAAGACGGTTTGCTACAAGGGCCTTCCTTGGAACTTTACAAAGAGATCATGCAAGAAATTCCTGAGATTAAATTAATCGCTAGTGGGGGGGTAGCTTCGGTGAGTGATCTGGATGAACTTAATGAAGCAGGGGTATACGGAACCATTGTAGGGAAAGCCTTTTATGAAGGAAAAATCAGTTTAGAGGAGTTGAGCAGCTTTACACAGAAATAACATGTTGACCAAAAGAATAATACCTTGTCTGGATATTAAAGATGGACGAACTGTAAAGGGCGTTAATTTTGTTGAGCTAAGGGATGCGGGAGATCCGGTAGAATTGGGCAAAATTTATGCAGACGAAGGAGCAGATGAATTGGTATTCCTTGACATTACAGCTACTGTAGAAAAACGAAAAACATTGGTAGAGCTTGTTACGAAAGTAGCAAAAACGGTAAACATACCATTTACTGTTGGGGGAGGTATTTCTACCATTGACGATGTGAAAGCGTTATTGAATGCCGGTGCCGACAAAATTAGTATTAATTCTGCAGCAGTTAAAAACCCTGATGCAGTGAATGCTTTGGCAAGAGAATTTGGAAGCCAGTGCATTGTGGTAGCGATTGATACAAAACGGATTGACGGGATTGATTTTGTTCATACACATGGAGGAAGAAGGCCTACCTTGCTAAAAACCCAAGAATGGGCGAAAGAGATTACCGAACGAGGTGCCGGAGAAATTTTGCTAACATCCATGGATCATGACGGGGTTAAAAACGGATTCGCCAATGACATTACTTCCGAATTGTCATCCATGCTTTCTATTCCTGTAATTGCTTCCGGTGGAGCAGGTAATATGCAACATTTTCATGATGTTTTTACAGCAGGAAAAGCAGATGCTGCATTAGCAGCCAGTATATTCCATTTCAAAGAAATACCTATTCCCGAACTTAAGAGTTTTCTCAACGAGAAAGGGGTTAATATAAGGAAGATGTTATAAATCTTCATCAATTTGGATCTTACAATAATTACTTGAGCAATACATTAGCATGGAAAATATAAACATTGATTTTGAAAAGGTAAATGGTTTAGTACCTGCCATCATTCAGGATGAATTTTCGAAAGAGGTATTAATGATGGGGTACATGAATCAAGAGGCCATCGATGAATCGATAAAAAGTGGTAAGGTCACTTTCTTTAGTAGGACCAAGGGGCGTTTATGGACCAAAGGTGAGACTTCCGGAAATTTTTTAATGATTAAAAATATTGAAGTAGACTGTGATCAGGACACATTGCTAATTACTGTTAATCCTATAGGTCCGGTGTGTCATACTGGAAATGATACCTGCTTTGCCCACAGCAATAAAGGCAAAACTTATTTTATTGATCAATTAAGAAAGGTAATCAAAGAAAGAAAGGAAAACCCATCTGATAAGTCATACACTACTTCCCTCTTCAATGCAGGCATCAACAAGGTGGCACAAAAAGTAGGAGAGGAAGCTGTGGAAATTGTGATTGAAGCCAAGGATGACAACAAAGAATTGTTTATGGGGGAAGCAGCAGATCTATTGTACCACTATTTGGTATTGCTTGAAGCAAAAGAATATGAATTAGATGAGGTTATGGAGGTTCTAATCAAACGCCATAAAAAATAAAATTTAACAGCCTTTGTCCTATTTGTTTGTCTATGGTACATTAAGGAGAGGATTTGATCATCCCATGGCAGATTTGCTAGCGCGCTCAGCTGAGTTTTTCACAAGTGCTTATTGCCAAGGTCTTTTGTATGACCTAGGTCCTTATCCCGTTTTTACTTACAGTAATCTTCCTGAAGTTTCTGTTATTGGAGATGTCTATCTGCTTCACAATGAACATGAAGTATTGAAAGTGCTAGATGAATACGAAGGTATAGGAGAAGATCTGGAGACCGGGATAAATTATGAACGGCTTAAATTGGAAGTTTTTTCTGAAGAAGGGATAAAGATTTCCGCTTGGGCCTATTTGTATTTAGGCACCCTGGACCATTTAAAACCTATAGTTGGAGGTGATTATTTAAAATATTTCAGCTCTTTAAATAACTGATTTTATGGAGATTAATTTTTTTTTTTGACAAGTGGTTAATAATTACCTACCTTTGAAAGGTTGAAGAAAACATTTTCCATATTGATCGCTTCCTTTTTTCTTTTTGCCAACATTGGCTTGGCAAAGAGCAGTCATATCTGTATGGGATCTGAAATGTTAAATAATTTTGGTTTATCTGCCAAGCATTTGGAATGCGATATGGATAGCCAAGAGCATCTTCCCAGTTCGCAAAATCAGCAAGAGGAAAGCAAAGATCAATGCTGTCAAAATCAGTTTGAATTGATTCAGCTTGAAACTGATCAAACCCTTAAAGTTAGTGAATTAAGTGCCCCACAAATCGTGTTTGTAGCGGCATTCACACAGGTTTTCTTGCTTGCAGAAGAATTAGTTTTTATAGCTGTTTCAACCAATTCTTTTGATCCTCCTCCCATTCCATCGGAGGATTATACTGTTCTATATCAAACTTTTTTGATTTAATCCAATCAGATAATTTTGGTCAGCTTTACTGACCCGTTTTCTGCTGCTTTTCAAAGTCAGTGGCTTATTATCTGGTATACAATATTTTAGGATTAAATCATGCTTAATTCAATTATCAAGTTTTTTCTTGACAACAAACTTGTTACACTTATCCTTATTGTGGTAATAGTAATATGGGGGATTGTTACTTCACCTTTTGGATGGGAAATAGGAAATTTGCCCACCGACCCTGTTCCGGTGGATGCCATCCCTGACATCGGTGAAAACCAACAAATCGTTTTTACTGAATGGCCGGGGAGGTCTCCGCAAGACATTGAAGATCAAATTTCCTACCCCTTGACGAGTTACCTATTGGGTATTCCGGGAGTTAAATCTATAAGAAGCAGTTCCATTTTTGGCTTCTCCAGTATTTACATCATTTTCGATGAAGAGATTGAATTCTATTGGTCCCGTTCAAGAATTTTGGAAAAGCTCAATTCTTTACCTGCTGATTTGCTTCCGGATGAGGTTCAGCCGGCATTAGGACCCGATGCTACAGCCCTTGGCCAGGTTTATTGGTATACCCTCGAAGGGAGAGATAAAGAAGGGAATCCTACGGGTGGATGGGACCTGCATGAGATCAGAACCATTCAGGATTTCTATGTAAAATATGGGTTAAACGCAGTGGAAGGTGTTTCTGAAGTTGCTTCCATTGGGGGTTTTGTCCGGGAGTATCAAGTGGATGTAAACCCAGACGCCTTAAAAGCTTATAATATTCCCTTAACAAAGGTGATGCAGGCCGTAAAACAATCCAATAGAGATGTTGGAGCAAAAACCATTGAGATAAACCAAGCGGAATACCTGGTTCGTGGGTTGGGTTATATCAAGTCTTTGGAAGACATTGAACTTGCTGTCGTAGCAGTGCAAGATAATATTCCCATCAGGATCAAAGATATTGCGGTGGTTCAGTTAGGCCCGGCAAGTAGAAGAGGACTTTTGGACAAAGGGGGGGCTGAGGTAGTAGGTGGAGTAGTGGTGGCTAGGTACGGTGCCAATCCGCTTCAGGTGATCAAACAGGTAAAAGCAAAAATAGAAGAAATAGCACCGGGCTTGCCCAAGAAAACCTTGGCTGACGGTACCTTGAGTCAATTGACGGTGGTTCCATTTTATGACAGATCCACCTTAATTCAAGAGACCCTAGGAACTTTAGAAGAAGCATTGTCCCTTGAGATTCTTATTACTATCCTTGTAGTCATAGTGATGGTTTACAATCTTAGGGCCTCCATCCTTATTTCAAGTTTATTGCCCTTGGCCATTTTGATGGTTTTTATAGGCATGAGATATTTTGGTGTAGATGCCAATATCGTCGCCCTATCAGGTATTGCCATCGCCATTGGCACAATGGTGGATCTGGGGATTATTCTTTCCGAAAACATTCTCAAGCATATGGATGATGCTCCACCGGAACAAAAACTAATTACCACCATTTACAATGGCGCTTCGGAGGTTGGCGGCGCTATTCTTACAGCTGTGTCTACGACGATAGTAAGTTTTGTCCCAGTATTTACCATGCAGGCAGCTGAGGGGAAATTGTTTGGCCCCCTTGCTTATACGAAAACCTTTGCCCTATTCGCTGCCTTGATCGTTTCTCTACTGATCTTACCCAGTATTGCACACGCGTTTTTTGGGTTCAAGTTGAGCAATTCCAAGTTTAAAAAATTGGGGAATATCCTGCTTATCCTGATAGGTATGGTTCTATTGTATCTAGGATATATTTTGGGGGGAACCCTTCTTATTTTATTGGCAGGTGTAGCCCTATTAAGGGATTATTTGGAAGCAAAGGATTTTATTATACCAGGAAGCATCAGGCCTCTTTACAACCATTTGGAAATCATCATTGTAATTGCAGGGGTGGTGTGGCTGCTTGCGGGCTACTGGCTACCATTAGGAGCTTCAAATTCAATTTTTTTAAACTTTGTTTTTGTTGCAATCTTAGTCAGTTTGATTTTGGGAGCATTTACTCTTTTGGAGTACAATTACAAGAAGGTATTGAATTGGTGTCTCGATCATAAGGTGGCATTTTTATCCATTCCATTTGGTGTTATGATGTTTGGATTAATGGTATGGATAGGCTTCGCTACCACTTTTGGACTACTTCCCAGACTGACAAAAAAAATAGGATGGGAGCTTGAAAAAACGAAGGTGTGGTCCGGCTTGGTACATACCTTTCCCGGCATGCAAAAGGAGTTTATGCCTTCGCTGGACGAGGGGAGCTTTTTGTTAATGCCTACCTCCATGCCACATTCAGGAATTGCCTTTAACCGTAAAGTACTTGGACAATTGGATAAGCGAATTGCTAATATTCCTGAGGTTGATCTTAGTGTGGGGAAGCTTGGCCGAGTTGAGTCCGCCTTAGATCCCGCGCCAATCTCAATGTTTGAGAATGTAGTTAATTACAAACCGGAATACCTCATTAATGGTAAAGGGCAGAAGCAAAGGTTTAAGGTGGATGAAGACAATCGTTTTATTCTAAGTTCAGGTGATACTTTATCCAATGATGAAATAATAATTAAAAATATTAATCCTTCTTTGCTCATTCCTGATGAATTTGGAGGGTACTTTAGGAATTGGCGGTCACATATTAATTCTCCGGAAGATATATGGGATGAAATAGTAAAGGTCACCAAAATACCCGGACTTACTTCTGCTCCAAAATTGCAACCTATAGAGACCCGATTGGTAATGTTGCAGACAGGAATGCGGGCTCCCATGGGGATGAAAATTTATGGGCCTGATTTACAAACAATTGAATCGTTTGGAATAAAAGTAGAAAACCTTTTGAAACAAGTGCCCTCAGTTAAAACGGAGGCTGTATTTGCAGATAGGATAGTAGGCAAACCTTACTTGCACCTCAATATAAATCGTGAGCAAATTGCTCGGTACGGTTTGAGTATTGAAGAGGTTCAAAGCATTATAGAAACGGCTATTGGAGGCATGAAAGTGACCACAACTGTG of the Cyclobacterium marinum DSM 745 genome contains:
- the hisH gene encoding imidazole glycerol phosphate synthase subunit HisH, which codes for MEVAVIKYNAGNVKSVLYAMERLGVNATLTDDWETIKKADKVIFPGQGEASTAMKYLKERKIDKLIKELKQPFFGICLGLQLLCDYSEEYDTQCLGIFPIKVKKFPPLNKVPHIGWNNLENLKTPLLEGLDESAYVYYVHSYYAELNPKYTIATTHYINDFSAMLHKDNYYAMQGHPEKSSVVGEKILNNFLKL
- the hisA gene encoding 1-(5-phosphoribosyl)-5-[(5-phosphoribosylamino)methylideneamino]imidazole-4-carboxamide isomerase, with translation MEIIPAIDIIDGKCVRLTQGDYNQKKEYSSDPTEVAKRFEDAGIKRLHLVDLDGAKAKRIINTEVLEGICKATNLHVDFGGGVQSDEGIALAFNLGAKQVTGGSIAVKNPALFSGWLTSYGGEKLILGADAKDKKIAISGWEETTEMDLIDFIKDYHSKGVQYVICTDVAKDGLLQGPSLELYKEIMQEIPEIKLIASGGVASVSDLDELNEAGVYGTIVGKAFYEGKISLEELSSFTQK
- the hisF gene encoding imidazole glycerol phosphate synthase subunit HisF, with the translated sequence MLTKRIIPCLDIKDGRTVKGVNFVELRDAGDPVELGKIYADEGADELVFLDITATVEKRKTLVELVTKVAKTVNIPFTVGGGISTIDDVKALLNAGADKISINSAAVKNPDAVNALAREFGSQCIVVAIDTKRIDGIDFVHTHGGRRPTLLKTQEWAKEITERGAGEILLTSMDHDGVKNGFANDITSELSSMLSIPVIASGGAGNMQHFHDVFTAGKADAALAASIFHFKEIPIPELKSFLNEKGVNIRKML
- the hisIE gene encoding bifunctional phosphoribosyl-AMP cyclohydrolase/phosphoribosyl-ATP diphosphatase HisIE codes for the protein MENINIDFEKVNGLVPAIIQDEFSKEVLMMGYMNQEAIDESIKSGKVTFFSRTKGRLWTKGETSGNFLMIKNIEVDCDQDTLLITVNPIGPVCHTGNDTCFAHSNKGKTYFIDQLRKVIKERKENPSDKSYTTSLFNAGINKVAQKVGEEAVEIVIEAKDDNKELFMGEAADLLYHYLVLLEAKEYELDEVMEVLIKRHKK
- a CDS encoding gamma-glutamylcyclotransferase family protein, coding for MSYLFVYGTLRRGFDHPMADLLARSAEFFTSAYCQGLLYDLGPYPVFTYSNLPEVSVIGDVYLLHNEHEVLKVLDEYEGIGEDLETGINYERLKLEVFSEEGIKISAWAYLYLGTLDHLKPIVGGDYLKYFSSLNN
- a CDS encoding HYC_CC_PP family protein, with amino-acid sequence MKKTFSILIASFFLFANIGLAKSSHICMGSEMLNNFGLSAKHLECDMDSQEHLPSSQNQQEESKDQCCQNQFELIQLETDQTLKVSELSAPQIVFVAAFTQVFLLAEELVFIAVSTNSFDPPPIPSEDYTVLYQTFLI
- a CDS encoding efflux RND transporter permease subunit, with translation MLNSIIKFFLDNKLVTLILIVVIVIWGIVTSPFGWEIGNLPTDPVPVDAIPDIGENQQIVFTEWPGRSPQDIEDQISYPLTSYLLGIPGVKSIRSSSIFGFSSIYIIFDEEIEFYWSRSRILEKLNSLPADLLPDEVQPALGPDATALGQVYWYTLEGRDKEGNPTGGWDLHEIRTIQDFYVKYGLNAVEGVSEVASIGGFVREYQVDVNPDALKAYNIPLTKVMQAVKQSNRDVGAKTIEINQAEYLVRGLGYIKSLEDIELAVVAVQDNIPIRIKDIAVVQLGPASRRGLLDKGGAEVVGGVVVARYGANPLQVIKQVKAKIEEIAPGLPKKTLADGTLSQLTVVPFYDRSTLIQETLGTLEEALSLEILITILVVIVMVYNLRASILISSLLPLAILMVFIGMRYFGVDANIVALSGIAIAIGTMVDLGIILSENILKHMDDAPPEQKLITTIYNGASEVGGAILTAVSTTIVSFVPVFTMQAAEGKLFGPLAYTKTFALFAALIVSLLILPSIAHAFFGFKLSNSKFKKLGNILLILIGMVLLYLGYILGGTLLILLAGVALLRDYLEAKDFIIPGSIRPLYNHLEIIIVIAGVVWLLAGYWLPLGASNSIFLNFVFVAILVSLILGAFTLLEYNYKKVLNWCLDHKVAFLSIPFGVMMFGLMVWIGFATTFGLLPRLTKKIGWELEKTKVWSGLVHTFPGMQKEFMPSLDEGSFLLMPTSMPHSGIAFNRKVLGQLDKRIANIPEVDLSVGKLGRVESALDPAPISMFENVVNYKPEYLINGKGQKQRFKVDEDNRFILSSGDTLSNDEIIIKNINPSLLIPDEFGGYFRNWRSHINSPEDIWDEIVKVTKIPGLTSAPKLQPIETRLVMLQTGMRAPMGMKIYGPDLQTIESFGIKVENLLKQVPSVKTEAVFADRIVGKPYLHLNINREQIARYGLSIEEVQSIIETAIGGMKVTTTVEGRERYPVRVRYPRELRDDPQSLAKILVPTPTGSQIPMSHIVDFEYLRGPQAIKSEETFLVGYVLFDKREGFSEVTVVEDVRGLIENKIASGDLEVPSGVSFKFSGNYENQVRAEQRLSVIVPLVFLIIFLILYFQFRSVSTAMMVFTGIAMAFSGGFIILWLYGQGWFMDFAFFGTNFKDLFQIQTINLSVAVWVGFIALFGIATDDGVLMATYLDQSFAKNKTDNLRGIRSAVLEAGQRRIKPAIMTSATTIIALLPILTSSGRGSDIMIPMAIPAFGGMLVAVITYFIVPVLYSIREERRFKNNSL